In Aedes albopictus strain Foshan chromosome 3, AalbF5, whole genome shotgun sequence, the following are encoded in one genomic region:
- the LOC115260259 gene encoding larval cuticle protein 65Ag1-like, protein MSYGIMLVIAVTVILGALVVFGAPPVVVNQYSHHISDQYSWGYKLSDMQEVNQDIQKKVLDDGQQVLVFSGSYSFSGDDGIQHTVEYTADENGYHPVINATQLTPSTRVPPTSKVHTIPTVKQDNVTVHRAYTTESAISLKCLESLCGGKK, encoded by the exons ATGTCTTACGGAATAATGTTGGTGATAGCAGTGACAGTGATCTTGGGTGCTCTCGTGGTCTTCGGAGCTCCTCCGGTAGTAGTGAATCAATACAGTCACCATATAAGTGATCAGTACAGTTGGGG TTACAAGTTAAGTGATATGCAAGAAGTTAACCAAGACATACAGAAGAAGGTTCTTGATGATGGACAACAGGTTTTGGTATTTAGCGGATCCTACAGCTTTAGCGGTGACGATGGAATTCAACATACCGTTGAGTACACCGCTGATGAGAATGGCTATCATCCAGTAATAAATG CTACCCAACTCACCCCCTCAACTAGAGTACCACCTACCAGTAAGGTACATACAATTCCAACAGTTAAACAAGACAATGTAACTGTTCACCGTGCATACACCACAGAGAGTGCAATAAGTTTGAAATGTTTGGAGTCGTTGTGTGGGGGGAAAAAGTAG